The following coding sequences are from one Microbacterium sp. SORGH_AS_0969 window:
- the cofC gene encoding 2-phospho-L-lactate guanylyltransferase, translated as MSTPEIRDGWTVVVPVKPAALGKTRLTAVTADREALARAIALDTIAAVAATARVRRVLVVTDDAEVRAQVAQWPAVDVLAEGDVRGLDAAIATGADAAGVNAPRAALLGDLPALTSRDLDAALALAGEVERGLVPDAEGTGSTLVTARPGAVWVSAFGADSAARHRLLGCTDLTVPRESTLRRDVDTAAQLAQAVALGVGPRTAAVLASAAA; from the coding sequence ATGAGCACTCCCGAGATCCGCGACGGCTGGACCGTCGTCGTGCCGGTCAAGCCCGCCGCCCTGGGCAAGACGCGGCTGACCGCCGTGACGGCGGACCGCGAGGCCCTCGCCCGCGCGATCGCGCTCGACACGATCGCCGCGGTCGCGGCCACGGCCCGCGTCCGGCGGGTGCTCGTGGTGACCGACGACGCCGAGGTGCGTGCGCAGGTCGCGCAGTGGCCCGCGGTCGACGTCCTCGCCGAGGGCGACGTCCGCGGACTCGACGCGGCGATCGCCACCGGCGCCGACGCCGCGGGGGTGAACGCTCCGCGGGCGGCGCTCCTGGGCGACCTTCCGGCGCTCACATCGCGCGACCTCGATGCCGCGCTGGCACTCGCCGGCGAGGTCGAGCGAGGCCTGGTCCCGGATGCCGAGGGCACCGGCTCGACCCTCGTCACCGCGCGACCCGGTGCGGTGTGGGTCTCCGCCTTCGGCGCCGATTCCGCGGCACGTCACCGGCTGCTGGGCTGCACCGACCTCACGGTCCCGCGGGAGTCGACCCTTCGCCGCGACGTCGACACCGCGGCGCAGCTCGCGCAGGCGGTCGCCCTGGGCGTCGGCCCGCGCACCGCGGCCGTGCTGGCCTCCGCCGCGGCCTGA
- the fgd gene encoding glucose-6-phosphate dehydrogenase (coenzyme-F420), which yields MSVPLRFGYKASSEQFGPNELLDFGVLAEEVGFDSVFLSDHLQPWMHDGGHAPNALPWLGALGARTERVIIGTSVLTPTFRYHPGVIAQVFATLGVMYPGRVVLGVGTGEALNEVTLGLEWPEAPERFQRLKEAITIINELWAGERVTYEGTYYSVKDATIYDRPEQKVPIYIGASGPAATRLAGRIAEGYITTSGKDPELYTEKLLPSLDDGLAKAGRTRDDVDTLMEVKVSYHPDHDTALEKTRFWAPLALTAEEKMSVHDPIEMQRLANELPIERAASRFIVSTDPDEHVERIARYVDLGFRHLVFHDPGHDQEEFLRMYGEEILPRLRKRFS from the coding sequence ATGAGCGTTCCCCTGCGATTCGGATACAAGGCCTCGAGCGAACAGTTCGGGCCCAACGAGCTCCTCGACTTCGGCGTCTTGGCCGAAGAGGTGGGTTTCGACTCCGTCTTCCTCTCCGATCACCTGCAGCCGTGGATGCACGACGGCGGCCACGCGCCGAACGCCCTCCCGTGGCTGGGCGCACTCGGAGCGCGCACCGAGCGCGTGATCATCGGCACGAGCGTGCTCACGCCCACGTTCCGCTACCACCCGGGCGTCATCGCCCAGGTCTTCGCGACCCTGGGCGTGATGTACCCCGGCCGTGTCGTGCTCGGCGTGGGCACGGGCGAGGCGCTCAACGAGGTGACGCTCGGCCTCGAGTGGCCCGAGGCACCCGAGCGCTTCCAGCGCCTGAAAGAAGCCATCACCATCATCAACGAGCTGTGGGCCGGCGAGCGGGTCACCTACGAGGGCACCTACTACTCGGTGAAGGATGCCACGATCTACGACCGCCCCGAGCAGAAGGTGCCGATCTACATCGGTGCCTCGGGCCCCGCGGCGACGCGACTGGCCGGACGCATCGCCGAGGGCTACATCACCACGAGCGGCAAAGACCCGGAGCTTTACACCGAGAAGCTGCTGCCCTCGCTCGACGACGGTCTCGCCAAGGCCGGCCGTACCCGCGACGACGTCGACACCCTCATGGAGGTGAAGGTGTCGTACCACCCCGACCACGACACCGCTCTCGAGAAGACGCGCTTCTGGGCTCCCCTGGCACTCACGGCCGAAGAGAAGATGAGCGTCCACGACCCCATCGAGATGCAGCGCCTCGCGAACGAGCTGCCGATCGAGCGGGCGGCATCCCGATTCATCGTCTCGACCGACCCCGACGAGCACGTCGAGCGCATCGCGCGGTACGTCGACCTCGGGTTCCGGCACCTCGTGTTCCACGACCCGGGCCACGACCAGGAGGAGTTCCTGCGCATGTACGGCGAGGAGATCCTGCCGCGCCTCCGCAAGCGCTTCAGCTGA
- a CDS encoding NAD(P)/FAD-dependent oxidoreductase — protein MTSVERIVDVAIVGAGFAGLAMAGALRRAGRDDFVVLERAADVGGTWRDNTYPGVACDVPAHLYSLAAHPNPHWSRTFAPGGEIQTYLRDVAARERLGDRLRLRTPMLGAEWDAADAVWRIDTGIDAEPLIARSLVLACGRLTEPHVPPIDGLESFDGPLFHSARWDHDVDLTRQAGRRRRHRRQRGAARPRTRPPRRTRDAVPAHPRVDRPARRRRDPPQRPRASRREPRRPRPPARRALRRGRRTLRLALG, from the coding sequence GTGACCTCCGTCGAGCGCATCGTCGACGTCGCGATCGTCGGCGCGGGATTCGCCGGCCTCGCCATGGCGGGGGCACTGCGTCGAGCCGGCCGCGACGACTTCGTCGTGCTCGAGCGCGCCGCCGATGTCGGCGGCACCTGGCGCGACAACACCTACCCCGGCGTCGCATGCGACGTGCCCGCGCACCTCTACAGCCTCGCCGCGCACCCGAACCCGCACTGGTCGCGGACGTTCGCCCCGGGCGGCGAGATCCAGACGTACCTGCGCGACGTCGCGGCGCGCGAGCGACTCGGCGACCGTCTGCGCCTGCGCACGCCGATGCTCGGAGCCGAGTGGGATGCCGCGGACGCGGTGTGGCGCATCGACACCGGCATCGACGCTGAGCCGCTCATCGCCCGCTCGCTCGTCCTCGCGTGCGGCCGCCTGACCGAGCCGCACGTCCCCCCGATCGACGGGCTCGAGTCGTTCGACGGTCCCCTGTTCCACTCCGCCCGGTGGGACCACGACGTCGACCTCACCCGGCAAGCGGGTCGCCGTCGTCGGCACCGGCGCCAGCGCGGTGCAGCTCGTCCCCGAACTCGCCCGCCGCGCCGCACACGTGACGCTGTTCCAGCGCACCCCCGCGTGGATCGTCCCGCGCGGCGGCGGCGAGATCCCCCGCAGCGACCGCGAGCGTCTCGCCGAGAACCCCGGCGACCTCGCCCGCCTGCGCGCCGAGCTCTACGCCGAGGGAGAAGAACGCTTCGCCTCGCGCTCGGGTGA
- the cofG gene encoding 7,8-didemethyl-8-hydroxy-5-deazariboflavin synthase CofG — protein sequence MSTGSVAPRVAPARGASIDDLLAQVLGGHRPNVDETERLLHAPLDELFRVAGALRDVGLARAGRPDVLTYSRKVFVPLTTLCRDRCHYCVFVDTPGQLNLLRKPTYMSPEQVLTVVRQGQALGCKEALLTLGDRPEERWPEARAWLDEHGFSSTIDYVAHIARLITAETGMLVHANPGVMHPDELATLRPVSPSMGMMLETTSHRLYEEPGQVHYGSPDKDPDLRLKVIDDAGAAGIPFTTGILVGIGETVRDRAESLVALRELDDRHGHVQEVIVQNFRAKPRTAMQGAPDADMHEYLATVAVARLVFGPDMRIQVPPNLSDPRELGALIAAGIDDWGGVSPLTADHVNPERPWPQIDDLAAQTAAHGYTLRERLTAHPEFVQDAAHWIDPALHARVRALADAEGLAADVIPRAVSEGGTGTQGGPDADLPSSARPSSSAHHAASSGTTSSGAAGSGAASSDPGVKRLAERAASDPLGLDDADWTRLLRATGAELDALAAVADDARRYTVGEPITLVQNRNLTSTGFRRAGRTGAGEFDLDDATAIAADAADLGATEICIQGSLRPDEDPSGYLDVVRAVKRGAPGIHVHAYRPADVRDLADRGGLGLDGALAAMRDAGVDTVPGTGVKILSERVRALVAPGDLEIDRWVEGITAAHRAGFRSTSVLFYGHVETGEERIAHLRRLREIQDETRGFAEFVPIPLPGGDVPLVTGRAPLDEHRAMVAVSRLFLSGSIPHVQIPWTRVGRDTAAVLLRSGGDDLGGTLYDGRVLPDTGIEQGLELPVAAAERLARSLMRPFRQRTTDYRVAPA from the coding sequence ATGAGTACGGGCAGTGTTGCGCCGCGAGTCGCACCGGCCCGAGGCGCATCGATCGACGATCTTCTCGCGCAGGTCCTGGGCGGCCACCGTCCGAACGTCGACGAGACCGAACGGTTGCTGCACGCCCCTCTCGACGAGCTGTTCCGCGTCGCCGGAGCACTGCGCGACGTGGGTCTGGCGCGCGCCGGGCGCCCCGACGTCCTGACGTACTCGCGCAAGGTGTTCGTCCCGCTCACGACGCTGTGTCGCGACCGCTGCCACTACTGCGTCTTCGTCGACACCCCCGGCCAGCTGAACCTGCTGCGCAAGCCGACGTACATGAGCCCCGAGCAGGTGCTCACCGTGGTGCGACAGGGGCAGGCGCTCGGCTGCAAAGAGGCGCTCCTCACCCTCGGCGACCGCCCCGAGGAACGCTGGCCCGAAGCCCGCGCGTGGCTCGACGAGCACGGCTTCTCCTCCACGATCGACTACGTCGCGCACATCGCGCGGCTCATCACCGCCGAGACGGGCATGCTCGTGCACGCCAACCCCGGCGTCATGCACCCCGACGAACTGGCGACGCTGCGCCCGGTGTCGCCGTCGATGGGCATGATGCTCGAGACCACCTCGCACCGCCTCTACGAAGAGCCCGGGCAGGTGCACTACGGCTCCCCCGACAAAGACCCCGACCTGCGCCTGAAGGTCATCGACGACGCGGGGGCCGCCGGCATCCCGTTCACCACCGGCATCCTCGTCGGCATCGGCGAGACCGTGCGCGACCGCGCTGAGTCGCTGGTGGCGCTGCGCGAGCTCGATGACCGGCACGGCCACGTGCAAGAGGTCATCGTGCAGAACTTCCGCGCGAAGCCGCGCACCGCCATGCAGGGCGCCCCGGATGCCGACATGCACGAGTACCTCGCGACGGTCGCCGTCGCGCGACTCGTGTTCGGACCCGACATGCGCATCCAGGTACCGCCGAACCTCTCCGACCCGCGCGAGCTGGGCGCCCTGATCGCGGCGGGCATCGACGACTGGGGCGGGGTCTCGCCGCTCACGGCCGACCACGTCAACCCCGAGCGCCCCTGGCCGCAGATCGACGACCTCGCCGCCCAGACCGCCGCCCACGGCTACACGCTGCGCGAACGCCTCACCGCGCATCCCGAGTTCGTTCAGGATGCCGCGCACTGGATCGACCCGGCCCTCCACGCGCGCGTTCGGGCCCTGGCCGATGCCGAGGGGCTCGCGGCCGATGTGATCCCGCGCGCGGTGTCCGAGGGAGGAACAGGGACGCAGGGAGGACCCGACGCCGACCTCCCGTCCTCCGCTCGTCCCTCGTCCTCCGCTCACCACGCCGCGAGCTCCGGCACCACGAGCTCCGGCGCCGCGGGCTCCGGCGCCGCGAGCTCCGACCCCGGCGTGAAGCGCCTCGCCGAGCGGGCGGCATCCGATCCCCTCGGGCTCGACGACGCGGACTGGACCCGCCTGCTGCGCGCCACCGGCGCCGAGCTCGATGCCCTCGCCGCCGTCGCCGACGACGCACGCCGCTACACCGTGGGCGAGCCGATCACTCTCGTGCAGAACCGCAATCTGACCTCGACGGGGTTCCGGCGCGCCGGCCGTACGGGGGCGGGCGAGTTCGACCTCGATGACGCCACGGCCATCGCCGCCGACGCCGCCGACCTCGGTGCCACCGAGATCTGCATTCAGGGCTCGCTGCGCCCCGACGAAGACCCCTCGGGCTATCTCGACGTGGTGCGGGCGGTGAAGCGCGGGGCTCCCGGCATCCATGTGCACGCCTATCGTCCGGCCGACGTGCGCGACCTCGCCGACCGCGGCGGACTCGGGCTCGACGGTGCCCTCGCCGCGATGCGCGACGCGGGCGTCGACACCGTGCCGGGCACGGGCGTGAAGATCCTCAGCGAGCGGGTGCGCGCGCTCGTCGCGCCCGGCGACCTCGAGATCGACCGCTGGGTCGAGGGGATCACCGCCGCGCACCGCGCGGGGTTCCGCTCGACGTCGGTGCTGTTCTACGGCCACGTCGAGACGGGCGAAGAGCGGATCGCGCACCTGCGGCGGCTGCGCGAGATCCAGGACGAGACCCGCGGCTTCGCCGAGTTCGTGCCCATCCCGCTGCCCGGGGGCGACGTTCCGCTCGTGACCGGGCGCGCCCCGCTCGACGAGCACCGCGCGATGGTCGCCGTGTCGCGGCTGTTCCTCTCGGGCAGCATCCCGCACGTGCAGATTCCCTGGACGCGCGTCGGCCGCGACACCGCCGCGGTGCTGCTGCGCTCCGGCGGCGACGACCTGGGCGGAACGCTCTACGACGGCCGCGTGCTGCCCGACACCGGCATCGAGCAGGGGCTCGAGCTGCCGGTCGCCGCGGCCGAACGCCTCGCCCGCAGCCTCATGCGCCCCTTCCGGCAGCGGACGACCGACTACCGGGTGGCCCCCGCGTGA
- a CDS encoding TSUP family transporter, with the protein MLDGPVIAEWLPVSVAALVVLLIAAGVAGWVDAVVGGGGLIQLPALVIAVPKDVATPFILGTNKLSSFFGTLSASWVYLRKIRVQLVLLIPLVVGAYAGSTLGAALSRYVPREVLTPIVLVAVIAVALYTLLKPRMGLEHEPRHDRAAAVAWRAGAIGLLVGFYDGILGPGTGSFFVILIVGVLGYGFLQASVNAKIANLTTNLAALAVYGVHGEILLVLGLAMAAMNVTGGFIGAHMATRRGSGFVRIVFLVTLSILIVKLAWDTVVQFTS; encoded by the coding sequence GTGCTCGATGGACCGGTGATCGCCGAGTGGCTCCCCGTCTCGGTGGCAGCCCTCGTCGTCCTGCTGATCGCCGCGGGCGTGGCCGGATGGGTCGACGCGGTGGTCGGTGGCGGCGGACTGATCCAGCTGCCGGCCCTCGTCATCGCCGTGCCGAAAGACGTCGCGACCCCGTTCATCCTCGGCACGAACAAGCTGTCGTCGTTCTTCGGCACGCTCTCGGCGAGCTGGGTGTACCTGCGCAAGATCAGGGTGCAGCTCGTCCTGCTGATCCCCCTCGTCGTGGGCGCCTACGCCGGATCCACGCTCGGCGCAGCGCTGTCACGATACGTCCCGCGAGAGGTGCTCACCCCGATCGTCCTCGTCGCCGTCATCGCCGTGGCGCTGTACACGCTCCTGAAGCCGAGAATGGGTCTCGAGCACGAGCCCCGTCACGACCGCGCTGCGGCCGTCGCGTGGCGTGCCGGGGCGATCGGACTGCTGGTCGGCTTCTACGACGGCATCCTGGGCCCCGGCACCGGGTCGTTCTTCGTGATCCTCATCGTCGGCGTGCTGGGATACGGCTTCCTGCAGGCGAGCGTCAACGCCAAGATCGCCAACCTCACCACCAATCTCGCCGCCCTCGCGGTGTACGGCGTGCACGGCGAGATCCTGCTGGTCCTCGGCCTCGCGATGGCCGCGATGAACGTCACGGGCGGATTCATCGGCGCGCACATGGCGACCCGCCGCGGGAGCGGGTTCGTGCGGATCGTGTTCCTCGTGACGCTGTCGATCCTCATCGTGAAGCTCGCATGGGACACCGTGGTCCAGTTCACGTCCTGA
- a CDS encoding NUDIX hydrolase, with the protein MTNETEPGWQTLSRREAYVGRVRIVEHEVVLPDGTSSTYEVDESVPFAVATLVVEEAQVVLARQYRYPLDRWIFDLPGGAGHATETPEDAARRELEEELGLIATELVPLQTFFVNPGRAAWPVHLFLCVTETRPGVADTSDPAEQVRHARLSIGDLDAAIARGDIVDPALLIARASAAARGLLPPIAPAP; encoded by the coding sequence ATGACGAACGAGACGGAGCCGGGATGGCAGACGCTGAGTCGCCGCGAGGCGTACGTCGGGCGTGTGCGCATCGTCGAGCACGAGGTCGTCCTACCGGACGGGACGTCGTCGACCTACGAGGTGGACGAGAGCGTCCCCTTCGCGGTCGCGACCCTCGTGGTCGAGGAGGCCCAAGTGGTCCTCGCGCGGCAGTACCGGTATCCGCTCGATCGGTGGATCTTCGACCTTCCCGGCGGAGCGGGCCACGCGACGGAGACGCCCGAGGACGCCGCTCGCCGTGAGCTCGAGGAAGAGCTCGGGCTGATCGCGACCGAGCTCGTGCCGCTGCAGACCTTCTTCGTCAACCCGGGTCGAGCGGCCTGGCCGGTGCACCTCTTCCTCTGCGTGACCGAGACGCGACCGGGGGTCGCCGACACGTCCGACCCGGCGGAGCAGGTGCGGCACGCGCGGCTGAGCATCGGGGACCTGGATGCCGCGATCGCGCGTGGCGACATCGTGGATCCGGCGCTGCTCATCGCGCGTGCGAGCGCCGCCGCTCGCGGTCTGCTTCCGCCGATCGCGCCCGCTCCGTGA
- a CDS encoding ABC transporter permease, producing the protein MSLVAATRSEYTKQFSTAGWWVLAIVLVVYVAFTAGVLALVFGGVASGRLTGNGPAPQTEGLAGLVYSSASGVGYVFPLLVGTLMVTTEFRHKTLTPTFLATPRRGVVLGGKFFVGIVVGLLYGILGSAAAIAAGAGVLSIFGVDAELGSSDTWTLVGRMLLAFALWAVVGIGVGTVVRNQVAAIVIVLAVTLFIEPIVRTLGGLVSGFSEVVKWFPSAASDALVGKTIFGAMSSGGSGSLDWWVGGLVLLAYAVVFLVIGLFTTWRRDVD; encoded by the coding sequence ATGAGCCTCGTCGCCGCCACGCGTTCCGAGTACACCAAGCAGTTCTCCACCGCCGGGTGGTGGGTGCTCGCGATCGTGCTCGTGGTCTACGTCGCCTTCACCGCGGGCGTTCTCGCGCTCGTCTTCGGCGGCGTGGCCTCCGGCCGGCTGACCGGCAACGGCCCCGCGCCGCAGACCGAAGGCCTCGCCGGCCTCGTCTACAGCTCGGCGAGCGGGGTCGGGTACGTCTTCCCGCTGCTCGTCGGCACCCTCATGGTCACCACCGAGTTCCGGCACAAGACGCTGACCCCGACGTTCCTCGCCACACCGCGCCGCGGAGTCGTCCTCGGCGGCAAGTTCTTCGTCGGCATCGTGGTCGGCCTGCTCTACGGCATCCTCGGATCCGCCGCCGCGATCGCCGCGGGCGCGGGCGTACTCAGCATCTTCGGCGTCGACGCCGAGCTGGGCTCGTCCGACACCTGGACACTCGTCGGCCGCATGCTGCTCGCCTTCGCCCTGTGGGCCGTGGTCGGCATCGGTGTCGGAACCGTCGTGCGCAACCAGGTGGCCGCGATCGTCATCGTGCTCGCCGTCACGCTCTTCATCGAGCCGATCGTCCGTACCCTGGGCGGGCTCGTCTCGGGCTTCAGCGAGGTCGTCAAGTGGTTCCCGAGCGCCGCGAGCGACGCCCTCGTGGGCAAGACGATCTTCGGCGCCATGTCGTCCGGCGGCTCGGGATCACTCGACTGGTGGGTCGGCGGCCTCGTGCTCCTGGCCTACGCGGTGGTGTTCCTCGTGATCGGCCTGTTCACGACCTGGCGTCGCGACGTCGACTGA
- a CDS encoding ABC transporter ATP-binding protein has product MPEGQVLELAGLTKRFGAVSAVDSLDARVEPGLVTGFLGPNGAGKTTSLRMLLGLVRPTSGTATIGGKRYADLASPLQTVGAALEASSFHPGRSAANHLKVYARAASLPTSRIDEVLGLVGLADVAGRRVGGFSLGMRQRLGLATALLGDPGVLVLDEPTNGLDPEGIRWMRSLLRHLAEEGRTVLISSHLLAEVQQTVDALLIISHGRLVFQGGVEDLADPDEYATVVDAPDRAALSALLDERGIPYQLLRNGFTIRHLEPVEIGALAAGAGIALSHLQSKGASLEDIFLELVSGVRVHASAGGTTVAAPTPDPGLPDAAIPDAVTPAPAAESLPTAAPVDPAASPVDDVAAAEPATSTDLVTIPAPARGARVEPPSEASRSEDPRPSYSVASTGVIDVVPPTPAQDGGTAPEGAATDSAATDSTEVSR; this is encoded by the coding sequence ATGCCCGAGGGACAGGTGCTCGAACTCGCCGGCCTGACCAAACGGTTCGGCGCGGTGTCGGCCGTGGACTCCCTCGATGCGCGCGTCGAGCCCGGCCTCGTCACCGGCTTCCTGGGGCCCAACGGCGCCGGAAAGACCACGTCGCTGCGCATGCTGCTCGGACTCGTGCGTCCCACCTCGGGCACCGCCACGATCGGCGGCAAGCGCTACGCCGACCTCGCCTCGCCCCTGCAGACGGTGGGCGCGGCGCTCGAGGCGTCGAGCTTCCACCCCGGTCGCTCCGCCGCGAACCACCTCAAGGTCTACGCGCGCGCGGCATCGCTCCCGACGTCGCGCATCGACGAGGTGCTGGGCCTCGTCGGCCTCGCCGATGTCGCCGGACGCCGTGTGGGCGGCTTCTCGCTCGGCATGCGCCAGCGCCTCGGCCTCGCGACGGCCCTCCTCGGCGACCCGGGCGTCCTCGTCCTCGACGAGCCCACGAACGGCCTCGACCCCGAGGGCATCCGGTGGATGCGCTCCCTGCTCCGCCACCTCGCCGAAGAGGGACGCACCGTCCTCATCTCGTCGCACCTCCTGGCCGAGGTGCAGCAGACCGTCGACGCGCTGCTGATCATCTCCCACGGCCGCCTCGTCTTCCAGGGCGGCGTCGAAGACCTCGCCGACCCCGACGAGTACGCCACGGTCGTCGACGCCCCGGACCGTGCAGCGCTGTCGGCGCTGCTCGACGAGCGCGGCATCCCGTACCAGTTGCTGCGCAACGGCTTCACGATCCGCCACCTCGAGCCCGTCGAGATCGGCGCTCTCGCCGCCGGCGCCGGCATCGCCCTGTCGCACCTGCAGAGCAAGGGCGCGAGCCTCGAAGACATCTTCCTCGAGCTCGTCAGCGGCGTGCGCGTCCACGCGAGCGCGGGAGGCACGACCGTCGCGGCGCCGACACCCGATCCCGGCCTGCCGGATGCGGCGATCCCGGATGCCGTGACCCCGGCGCCCGCGGCCGAGTCGCTGCCCACGGCGGCCCCGGTCGACCCCGCGGCGTCGCCCGTCGACGACGTCGCCGCAGCGGAACCGGCCACCTCGACCGACCTCGTCACGATCCCGGCGCCCGCTCGCGGGGCCCGGGTGGAGCCACCGTCCGAGGCGTCACGGTCCGAAGATCCGCGGCCGTCGTACTCGGTGGCATCCACGGGTGTCATCGACGTGGTGCCGCCCACCCCCGCACAAGACGGCGGCACCGCCCCGGAAGGCGCAGCGACCGACAGCGCAGCGACCGATAGCACGGAGGTGTCCCGATGA
- a CDS encoding enoyl-CoA hydratase/isomerase family protein, translating to MNAQRSDDDAVLVHALRGVGHLTLNRPRAINALGLDMIRDLAAALDRWKDDTDIELILLDGAGERGFCAGGDVRALHGLVVDGRVDEVHTYFREEYALDHLIATYPKPVVAIADGVTMGGGIGLAGHAAIRIVTENSRLAMPETRIGFTPDVGGSWLLSRAPGRLGEYLGLTGATMDAADAIYAGFADHLVPTAHLPALYDAFQVRADPASPTELVLLFDETAGPSRLEAARPWIDDAFAADDVHGILERLRARPETEAHETAELLADSAPTAVAVTLAAVRRARTLPDLRAALAQEYGLVMWFAQTQPDLVEGIRAQLIDKDRSPTWSPRRHEDLAPEVVASALAFEPALALW from the coding sequence GTGAACGCTCAGCGATCCGACGACGATGCCGTCCTGGTGCACGCCCTCCGCGGTGTCGGGCATCTGACCCTCAACCGACCGCGGGCGATCAACGCCCTCGGACTCGACATGATCCGCGACCTCGCCGCGGCCCTGGACCGGTGGAAGGACGACACCGACATCGAGCTCATCCTGCTCGACGGTGCGGGCGAGCGCGGATTCTGCGCCGGCGGCGACGTCCGCGCTCTGCACGGCCTGGTGGTGGACGGACGTGTCGACGAGGTGCACACCTACTTCCGCGAGGAGTACGCGCTCGACCACCTCATCGCGACGTACCCCAAGCCCGTCGTCGCGATCGCCGACGGCGTGACCATGGGCGGCGGCATCGGTCTCGCCGGCCACGCCGCGATTCGCATCGTCACCGAGAACTCCCGTCTGGCGATGCCTGAGACGCGCATCGGCTTCACCCCCGACGTGGGCGGTTCGTGGCTGCTGTCCCGCGCGCCGGGACGACTGGGGGAGTACCTCGGGCTCACCGGAGCGACGATGGATGCCGCGGACGCCATCTACGCGGGGTTCGCCGACCACCTGGTGCCCACGGCCCATCTGCCGGCTCTGTACGACGCCTTCCAGGTACGCGCGGATCCCGCCAGTCCGACCGAGCTCGTGCTGCTGTTCGACGAGACCGCGGGCCCCTCGCGGCTGGAGGCGGCGAGGCCGTGGATCGACGACGCCTTCGCGGCGGACGACGTGCACGGCATCCTGGAGCGGCTGCGCGCGCGTCCCGAGACCGAGGCCCACGAGACGGCCGAGCTTTTGGCCGACTCGGCGCCGACCGCCGTCGCGGTCACGCTCGCGGCCGTGCGCCGGGCGCGCACCCTGCCCGACCTGCGCGCGGCGCTGGCGCAGGAGTACGGTCTGGTCATGTGGTTCGCCCAGACCCAGCCCGACCTGGTCGAGGGCATCCGTGCGCAGCTCATCGACAAGGACCGATCGCCGACGTGGTCGCCACGGCGGCACGAGGATCTCGCGCCGGAGGTCGTGGCATCCGCCCTCGCCTTCGAGCCCGCGCTCGCGCTCTGGTGA
- a CDS encoding LssY C-terminal domain-containing protein produces the protein MTRRTRRWSIGRLLDGFFFVFAGLAAIWLAYLSFTQAFQVGWAGVVLAVAFWALLAYLVLPRLHRILTAIYVPDYFMGRTRTSDGLLGDPVNLAVLGEREQIERAMAEAGWIAADPVGWASSWRIITSTLRRRSYPTAPVSPLFLFGRMQDLAYQQEVAGSPAKRHHVRFWQCPDGWLLPGGRRVDWLAAGTFDRAVGLSLFTLQVTHRIDADTDIERDHIVASLTAVAGVEVDVIRDFATGYHSRNGGGDSITTDGDLPILDVRAVRIPDAVPRGSIDAGAER, from the coding sequence ATGACCCGCCGGACACGGAGATGGTCGATCGGGCGTCTGCTCGACGGGTTCTTCTTCGTGTTCGCGGGTCTCGCCGCGATCTGGCTCGCGTACCTGAGCTTCACGCAGGCGTTCCAGGTCGGCTGGGCGGGGGTGGTGCTGGCGGTGGCGTTCTGGGCGCTGCTCGCCTATCTGGTGCTGCCGCGGCTTCATCGCATCCTGACGGCGATCTACGTGCCGGACTACTTCATGGGGCGCACGCGCACCTCGGACGGGCTGCTCGGCGACCCGGTCAACCTGGCCGTGCTCGGCGAGCGAGAGCAGATCGAGCGGGCGATGGCCGAGGCCGGGTGGATCGCCGCCGACCCCGTGGGCTGGGCCTCGTCGTGGCGGATCATCACGTCGACCCTGCGGCGACGCAGCTATCCGACGGCTCCCGTGAGCCCGCTGTTCCTCTTCGGACGCATGCAGGACCTCGCCTACCAGCAGGAGGTCGCCGGTTCGCCGGCGAAACGGCATCACGTCCGCTTCTGGCAGTGCCCCGACGGGTGGTTGCTGCCGGGCGGACGTCGGGTCGACTGGCTCGCTGCCGGAACCTTCGACCGTGCGGTCGGCCTCTCGCTCTTCACTCTCCAGGTCACGCACCGCATCGACGCCGACACCGACATCGAACGCGACCACATCGTCGCCAGCCTCACGGCCGTGGCCGGGGTGGAGGTCGACGTGATCCGCGACTTCGCGACCGGGTACCACTCGCGAAACGGCGGGGGCGACAGCATCACGACCGACGGCGACCTGCCGATCCTCGACGTGCGGGCGGTGCGGATTCCGGATGCCGTGCCCCGAGGCTCGATCGACGCCGGGGCCGAGCGGTGA